Proteins found in one Gammaproteobacteria bacterium genomic segment:
- a CDS encoding NAD(P)-dependent oxidoreductase, translating to MHKEKVVEKIGFIGLGIMGKAMVENLAKAGHKVNVYARRQASVKALETDNLESFATPAELAKASSVVISCVSDTPDVEQVLVGAEGVIHGVKAGSLVIDMSTISPESTQEMADKFSQAGVSMLDAPVSGGEVGAIAASLSIMVGGEEKDFQRATPIFECLGKNIIHVGASGAGQVAKACNNLVAAQTVVAVAEAYLLARNCNVDPAKVRDALLGGFAYSRVLELHGQRILDENYIPGFKTKLHAKDLQIALKSADKNSIKMPGTELSDHYLQALLEQGDGELDSSAIAKVILENG from the coding sequence ATGCATAAAGAAAAAGTGGTAGAAAAGATAGGATTTATCGGACTCGGCATCATGGGTAAAGCCATGGTCGAAAATCTGGCCAAAGCTGGTCATAAAGTCAATGTTTATGCGCGCCGCCAGGCCAGCGTGAAAGCCTTAGAGACAGATAATCTCGAATCTTTCGCAACTCCCGCTGAATTAGCTAAGGCTTCCAGCGTGGTCATTTCATGCGTTTCAGACACTCCAGATGTGGAACAAGTCCTAGTAGGGGCTGAGGGTGTGATTCATGGTGTTAAAGCCGGGTCTCTGGTGATCGATATGAGTACTATCTCACCGGAGTCGACGCAGGAAATGGCAGATAAATTTTCTCAAGCAGGTGTCAGCATGTTAGATGCTCCCGTATCCGGGGGAGAAGTGGGCGCTATAGCTGCGTCGTTATCTATTATGGTGGGTGGAGAAGAAAAAGATTTTCAACGCGCTACTCCCATTTTTGAATGTTTAGGAAAAAACATTATCCACGTGGGCGCATCTGGTGCCGGACAGGTTGCCAAGGCTTGCAATAATTTAGTTGCTGCACAAACGGTAGTGGCAGTGGCTGAAGCTTACTTATTAGCACGCAATTGTAATGTAGATCCGGCAAAAGTAAGAGACGCCCTGTTAGGTGGATTTGCTTATAGCCGTGTTTTGGAATTGCATGGTCAACGCATTCTTGATGAAAATTATATTCCTGGCTTCAAAACAAAATTGCATGCTAAAGATTTACAAATAGCACTAAAAAGTGCTGATAAAAACTCAATTAAAATGCCCGGCACTGAGTTATCCGATCATTACTTGCAAGCATTATTAGAACAAGGAGATGGCGAACTAGATTCTTCGGCAATAGCTAAAGTTATTCTTGAAAACGGCTAG
- a CDS encoding transporter associated domain-containing protein, which translates to MGTMPDPASEKNWLDRLGQVFSSEPKDREELVAILREAHERNLFDTSALAMIEGVFQVSELQVRDIMIPRSHMVVVEEEHSVQEMLPTIIESAHSRFPVIGDSRDEVVGVLLAKDLLRFLSDKNTEEFNIKDILRSAFIVPESKRLNILLNEFRNTRNHMAIIVDEYGGVSGLVTIEDVLEQIVGDITDEHDLEEDQYITYSEDDKYALVKALTPIEDFNEFFDCSFKDDEFDTIGGLVTSNFGHVPKRSEDVSIDEFKFEVISADSRRLHLLKVTRL; encoded by the coding sequence ATGGGCACTATGCCTGACCCCGCATCAGAAAAAAATTGGTTAGACCGCCTCGGACAAGTTTTTTCCAGCGAGCCAAAAGACCGTGAAGAATTAGTCGCAATTTTACGCGAAGCGCATGAGCGTAATTTATTCGATACTAGTGCCTTGGCAATGATCGAGGGTGTTTTTCAGGTATCTGAGTTGCAAGTGCGTGACATTATGATCCCACGTTCACATATGGTTGTCGTTGAAGAAGAACATTCGGTGCAAGAAATGTTACCTACAATTATTGAATCAGCACACTCACGTTTTCCGGTAATTGGGGACAGTCGTGATGAAGTGGTAGGTGTGTTATTAGCAAAGGATTTGCTCAGATTCTTGTCAGACAAAAATACCGAAGAATTTAATATCAAAGATATTTTGCGTTCGGCGTTTATTGTTCCTGAAAGCAAAAGATTAAATATATTGTTGAATGAGTTTCGTAATACCCGAAACCATATGGCCATTATTGTAGATGAGTATGGTGGCGTCTCCGGATTGGTAACCATTGAAGATGTGTTAGAACAAATCGTCGGTGATATTACGGATGAACATGATCTAGAAGAAGATCAATACATTACTTATTCAGAAGATGATAAGTACGCCTTAGTTAAAGCATTAACGCCAATAGAAGACTTTAATGAATTTTTTGATTGTTCATTTAAAGATGATGAATTCGATACCATTGGTGGTTTAGTGACAAGTAATTTTGGGCATGTGCCTAAAAGAAGTGAAGATGTGTCAATCGATGAATTTAAATTTGAGGTCATCAGTGCTGATAGTCGGCGGTTGCACTTGCTTAAAGTCACACGTTTATAA
- the leuS gene encoding leucine--tRNA ligase, which produces MNEDYQPHEIEAEVQSRWQQSDTFKAVEDESREKFYCLSMFPYPSGRLHMGHVRNYTIGDVISRYQRMQGKNVMQPMGWDAFGLPAENAALKNKVPPAKWTYENIDYMRGQLQRLGFAYDWNRELATCTPEYYKWEQWLFTRLFEKGLVYKKKSIVNWDPVDQTVLANEQVIDGRGWRSGELVERREISQWFLKITQYADELLECVKQLEGWPEQVQVMQQNWIGRSEGLQFSFDVEGGLPSMQVYTTRPDTLMGVSYVAIAPEHELADIAAKNNTAAANFIEKCKQRKVAEAEINSAEKEGVATGLFALHPITGEKLPIWIANFVLIEYGTGAVMSVPAHDQRDWEFACKYDLPIRQVIFPKVSSQQGDVSKQAFTDKGILKQSGEWDGLTSEQAFIAISKKIEADKRGERSVNFRLRDWGISRQRYWGCPIPMIYCNDCGAVAVPESDLPVRLPENVEVTGAGSPLGTMSEFVDVACPKCGKPAKRETDTFDTFFESSWYYARYCSVDNEDKMLDERANYWLPVDQYVGGIEHAVLHLLYARFFHKLMRDEGLISSDEPFTNLLTQGMVLKDGTKMSKSKGNTVDPEQLIEKFGADTVRLFTMFASPPDNSLEWIDTGVDGSARFLKKLWRFVYQHLQVDVSTSTTIKLAELNTTQKELRNKIHSTIKKVSDDVGRRYTFNTAIAANMELLNDLSALKQQDENDCAVIREGIEAIVLMLSPIVPHICSDLWGSLGHSNEIESQPWPQHDEQALVRDTLELMVQINGKLRDKVNVSADADDELIKTTALNSEKIQNHIKQQPVKKIIVVKGRLVNIVV; this is translated from the coding sequence ATGAATGAAGATTATCAACCTCACGAAATAGAGGCTGAGGTACAGTCGCGATGGCAACAATCTGACACTTTTAAAGCGGTTGAGGATGAAAGCCGAGAGAAATTCTACTGTCTTTCAATGTTCCCATATCCGAGTGGGCGACTGCATATGGGGCATGTTCGCAATTACACCATTGGTGATGTCATTAGCCGTTACCAGCGTATGCAAGGCAAGAATGTAATGCAGCCGATGGGGTGGGATGCATTTGGTTTGCCGGCTGAGAATGCCGCACTAAAAAATAAAGTGCCACCAGCTAAGTGGACTTATGAAAATATTGATTACATGCGCGGCCAATTGCAACGCTTGGGCTTTGCCTACGATTGGAATAGAGAGCTGGCAACGTGTACACCTGAATATTACAAGTGGGAACAGTGGTTATTCACGCGTCTGTTTGAAAAGGGCCTGGTATATAAGAAGAAATCCATCGTCAATTGGGACCCTGTTGACCAAACAGTACTGGCAAACGAGCAAGTTATTGATGGCCGTGGTTGGCGTTCTGGCGAATTAGTTGAGCGGCGAGAAATATCGCAATGGTTCTTGAAAATTACCCAATATGCTGATGAGTTATTAGAATGCGTAAAGCAGTTAGAAGGCTGGCCGGAACAAGTGCAAGTGATGCAGCAAAACTGGATTGGGCGTTCGGAAGGGTTGCAGTTTTCGTTTGATGTAGAAGGTGGCTTACCTTCAATGCAAGTGTATACAACACGTCCTGATACATTGATGGGTGTTAGCTATGTTGCCATTGCACCAGAACATGAATTAGCAGACATTGCAGCAAAGAATAATACAGCTGCAGCGAATTTTATAGAAAAGTGCAAGCAACGCAAAGTTGCTGAAGCAGAAATAAATAGTGCAGAAAAAGAAGGTGTGGCGACTGGCTTATTCGCGTTACATCCGATTACAGGTGAAAAGCTTCCAATATGGATAGCCAACTTTGTATTAATTGAATACGGTACCGGAGCGGTGATGAGTGTGCCAGCCCATGATCAGAGAGATTGGGAATTTGCATGTAAGTATGATTTGCCAATTAGACAGGTCATCTTTCCTAAAGTGTCATCACAGCAGGGTGATGTCAGCAAACAAGCATTTACAGATAAAGGAATACTTAAACAATCTGGTGAATGGGATGGATTAACATCAGAGCAAGCATTCATTGCCATATCTAAAAAAATTGAAGCAGATAAACGTGGTGAGCGATCTGTTAATTTTCGCCTACGTGATTGGGGTATTTCACGACAACGTTATTGGGGTTGTCCTATCCCGATGATTTACTGTAATGATTGTGGTGCAGTCGCTGTACCAGAATCAGATTTGCCAGTTAGGTTGCCTGAAAATGTAGAGGTAACGGGTGCAGGGTCACCATTAGGAACAATGTCAGAATTTGTTGATGTTGCTTGTCCGAAATGCGGTAAGCCAGCAAAACGTGAAACAGATACCTTTGATACATTCTTTGAGTCAAGTTGGTACTACGCACGTTATTGCAGTGTTGATAATGAAGACAAAATGTTAGATGAGCGAGCTAACTACTGGCTGCCAGTGGATCAATATGTTGGTGGTATTGAGCATGCAGTATTACATTTGTTGTATGCACGTTTTTTTCATAAGCTAATGCGTGACGAGGGTTTAATCAGTTCTGATGAGCCTTTTACCAATTTGCTTACCCAAGGTATGGTGTTAAAAGATGGCACTAAAATGTCTAAGTCAAAAGGCAATACGGTTGATCCAGAGCAACTAATTGAAAAATTTGGTGCGGACACAGTTCGCTTGTTTACTATGTTTGCATCGCCACCAGACAATTCTTTGGAATGGATTGATACAGGAGTTGATGGTTCTGCGCGATTCCTTAAAAAGTTATGGCGTTTTGTATATCAGCATTTACAAGTGGATGTATCTACGTCAACGACTATTAAGCTGGCTGAGTTAAATACTACTCAAAAAGAGTTGCGTAATAAAATTCATAGCACTATTAAAAAAGTAAGTGATGATGTCGGACGTCGTTATACATTCAATACTGCAATTGCGGCGAATATGGAATTACTAAACGATTTGTCTGCATTGAAACAGCAAGACGAAAATGATTGTGCTGTAATTCGAGAAGGTATCGAAGCGATTGTGTTAATGCTGTCACCGATTGTTCCACATATATGCTCAGATTTATGGGGATCGCTAGGCCATTCAAATGAAATTGAAAGCCAGCCTTGGCCGCAACATGATGAGCAAGCTTTAGTACGTGATACGCTTGAATTAATGGTTCAAATAAACGGCAAGTTGCGTGATAAAGTTAATGTCTCAGCAGATGCTGATGATGAACTAATTAAGACAACAGCATTGAATAGTGAGAAAATACAGAATCATATTAAACAACAGCCAGTTAAAAAGATCATAGTAGTCAAAGGTCGTCTGGTAAATATTGTTGTCTAG
- the lptE gene encoding LPS assembly lipoprotein LptE — protein MNKFKLLIIVIALSLASGCGYRLAGKADLDPVFESTHVSYQGRGHEMAELLEKQFEINKYRLVSAEEASALVEVLYEITEKEILSVDEDGKVREYELILRVGIDVKDSEGKRLVQNQEVRLTRDFLFDINDVLGKSNEENAIYQEMRADAARLILYRLQAISLEIEEKV, from the coding sequence GTGAATAAGTTCAAGTTACTAATTATTGTTATTGCATTATCTCTAGCATCTGGCTGTGGTTATCGTCTGGCTGGTAAGGCTGATTTAGATCCTGTGTTTGAAAGCACTCATGTCAGTTATCAGGGTCGTGGTCATGAAATGGCAGAATTGCTAGAGAAACAATTCGAAATAAATAAATATCGATTGGTCAGTGCAGAAGAAGCTTCTGCTCTAGTTGAAGTGCTTTATGAAATCACAGAGAAAGAAATACTTTCAGTCGATGAGGATGGGAAAGTTCGCGAGTACGAATTAATTTTACGCGTGGGTATAGACGTTAAAGATTCTGAAGGTAAAAGATTAGTTCAAAATCAAGAAGTACGTCTGACTAGAGACTTTTTGTTTGATATCAATGATGTGCTTGGTAAAAGCAATGAAGAGAACGCTATATACCAAGAAATGCGCGCAGATGCAGCACGATTGATATTATATCGCTTGCAAGCAATTTCGCTAGAAATTGAAGAGAAAGTATAG
- a CDS encoding mannose-1-phosphate guanylyltransferase/mannose-6-phosphate isomerase: MIPVILSGGSGTRLWPVSRKLYPKQFIPLRNNRSLFQDTVARVQALGNGIQDPIIVCNDEHRFMAAEQLRQEGVENADIVLEPVGRNTAPAIALAALCAQQRRDDAIILVLPADHILDEQEKFSQAIELAKSLSEQDQLVTFGIKPTRPETGYGYIKAGSPLVNGKANQVEKFVEKPELAKAQEYLDSGDYSWNSGMFMFKASTLVTELATHEPEMAACVNSAYGAHEKDLDFIRIDKDAFAACKSESIDYAVMENTNNAAVVPLASDWNDVGSWHALWESSQQDENNNALTGDVLLEDCQGCYVHSSSRLVTAVGMHDAVIVETSDAVMVAPRNQSQNVKQIANALRQANRDESEIHRKVYRPWGDYESIDNAERFQVKRITVKPGEQLSLQKHHHRAEHWIVVNGTAVVTCDDKEFLLSENQSTYIPIGAIHRLENPGKIPLELIEVQSGTYLGEDDIERFDDRYGRSDK; encoded by the coding sequence ATTATACCGGTCATATTGTCAGGTGGATCAGGCACACGATTGTGGCCTGTGTCACGAAAATTATATCCGAAGCAATTTATTCCTCTAAGAAATAATCGCAGTTTGTTTCAAGACACCGTTGCGAGAGTTCAAGCATTAGGTAATGGAATTCAAGATCCTATTATTGTTTGTAATGACGAACACAGGTTCATGGCTGCTGAGCAACTACGTCAGGAAGGCGTTGAAAATGCCGATATTGTACTAGAACCAGTGGGGCGAAATACTGCTCCGGCGATTGCATTAGCTGCCTTATGCGCCCAGCAACGCAGAGATGATGCGATTATTTTAGTACTACCTGCAGACCACATCCTAGATGAGCAAGAAAAATTTAGCCAAGCGATTGAATTGGCCAAGAGCCTAAGTGAGCAAGATCAGCTGGTCACATTCGGCATAAAGCCAACGCGGCCAGAAACAGGCTACGGTTATATTAAAGCGGGTTCACCCTTAGTAAACGGCAAAGCCAATCAGGTTGAAAAATTTGTTGAGAAACCTGAGTTAGCAAAGGCGCAAGAATATTTAGATTCTGGAGATTATTCTTGGAATAGTGGCATGTTTATGTTTAAAGCATCTACATTAGTAACTGAGCTTGCAACACATGAGCCCGAAATGGCTGCCTGCGTGAATTCAGCATACGGCGCACATGAAAAAGATTTAGATTTTATCCGAATTGATAAAGATGCTTTTGCCGCTTGTAAAAGTGAGTCAATCGATTATGCGGTAATGGAAAATACTAATAATGCTGCGGTTGTTCCTTTGGCGAGTGACTGGAATGATGTCGGTTCTTGGCATGCGCTCTGGGAATCTTCACAGCAGGATGAAAACAACAATGCATTAACTGGTGATGTTCTGTTAGAAGATTGCCAAGGTTGTTATGTGCATAGTTCTAGTCGTTTAGTGACTGCTGTTGGCATGCATGATGCTGTTATTGTTGAAACGTCTGATGCTGTGATGGTAGCGCCGCGAAATCAATCGCAAAACGTCAAGCAAATTGCAAATGCACTTAGACAAGCAAATAGAGATGAATCAGAAATACATCGTAAAGTTTATCGGCCTTGGGGTGACTATGAGTCAATCGATAATGCAGAACGTTTTCAAGTAAAAAGAATCACTGTTAAGCCAGGCGAGCAACTATCTTTGCAAAAACACCACCATCGTGCAGAGCATTGGATAGTTGTGAATGGAACTGCCGTCGTAACCTGCGACGATAAAGAATTTCTGTTATCAGAAAATCAATCTACTTATATACCGATAGGTGCTATCCATCGTCTAGAAAACCCCGGAAAAATTCCTTTGGAATTGATCGAAGTTCAATCGGGTACTTATTTAGGTGAAGATGATATTGAACGTTTTGATGATCGATACGGTCGTTCAGATAAATAA
- the ybeY gene encoding rRNA maturation RNase YbeY translates to MINIEVQIAASADEIPSVEMFQVWASAIEADSDEHKDVAMRIVDEAEMGKLNEQYRKKTGVTNVLSFPADLPGGVDIPFLGDIIVCAPVVIKEATDQGKSLHSHWAHMTVHGILHLQGYDHIDHVEAEQMESLETKIMNKLGFENPYV, encoded by the coding sequence ATGATTAACATCGAAGTGCAGATTGCTGCATCCGCTGATGAAATTCCCAGTGTAGAGATGTTCCAAGTATGGGCAAGTGCGATTGAAGCGGATTCAGATGAACATAAAGATGTGGCAATGCGCATAGTTGATGAGGCTGAAATGGGCAAGCTGAATGAGCAGTATCGTAAAAAGACTGGTGTCACAAATGTGCTGTCTTTTCCGGCTGATTTGCCAGGAGGCGTTGATATCCCTTTTCTTGGCGACATAATTGTGTGTGCACCAGTTGTCATCAAAGAAGCCACTGATCAAGGAAAATCGCTTCATAGCCACTGGGCGCATATGACTGTACATGGTATTCTTCATCTACAAGGTTACGATCATATTGATCATGTAGAAGCAGAACAAATGGAAAGTTTGGAAACCAAAATCATGAATAAACTTGGATTTGAAAATCCTTACGTTTGA
- the miaB gene encoding tRNA (N6-isopentenyl adenosine(37)-C2)-methylthiotransferase MiaB has translation MTGKVYIKTQGCQMNEYDSDKMADVLGVAKDMEVTQNPEEADVLLLNTCSIREKAQEKVFSQLGKWNKLKEQNPNLVIGVGGCVASQEGEALKRRAPQVDVVFGPQTLHRLPDLIDQAREQGKSVVDISFPAIEKFDNLPPPKVDGPCAFVSIMEGCSKYCSYCVVPYTRGEEISRPLNDVLVEIMQLADKGVKEVTLLGQNVNGYYGKMDDGEICNFTLLLHYVATIDGIERIRYTTSHPLEFNDSLIEAYSEIPKLVNHLHLPVQSGSDRILAAMKRGYTALEYKSKVRKLRQYRPDISMSSDFIIGFPGETDQEFEQTMKLIEDVGFDYSFSFIFSARPGTPAASLEDSTPMQEKKDRLQKLQSRILEMANHISADMIGTKQTILINSRSKKSDLEIAGRTENNRVVNVHGSKDLIGQLVDVEITEALPNSLRGRLL, from the coding sequence ATGACAGGAAAAGTATACATCAAAACCCAAGGCTGCCAGATGAATGAGTATGACTCAGATAAGATGGCGGATGTATTGGGCGTAGCAAAGGATATGGAAGTTACACAAAACCCTGAAGAGGCCGATGTGTTATTGCTGAACACCTGTTCGATACGTGAAAAAGCTCAAGAGAAGGTATTTTCACAGCTTGGGAAGTGGAATAAACTCAAAGAACAAAATCCAAACTTAGTCATTGGCGTAGGTGGCTGCGTGGCGAGCCAAGAAGGCGAAGCGCTTAAAAGACGTGCGCCCCAAGTAGATGTGGTATTCGGCCCACAAACCCTACATCGCTTACCAGATCTTATCGACCAAGCACGTGAGCAAGGTAAATCGGTCGTGGATATCTCTTTCCCTGCCATTGAAAAGTTCGATAATTTGCCTCCACCAAAAGTTGATGGTCCCTGTGCTTTTGTCTCGATTATGGAAGGATGTAGTAAGTACTGCTCATATTGTGTCGTGCCATATACCCGAGGAGAAGAAATAAGTAGGCCATTAAATGACGTGTTAGTTGAGATTATGCAGCTGGCCGACAAGGGTGTTAAAGAAGTCACGCTGCTTGGCCAAAATGTTAATGGCTATTACGGAAAAATGGATGATGGCGAAATTTGTAACTTCACACTACTGTTACATTATGTGGCCACAATAGATGGCATTGAAAGAATTCGTTATACCACTTCACACCCATTAGAATTTAACGATTCGTTGATTGAGGCATATTCAGAAATACCAAAATTAGTGAATCATCTTCATTTGCCAGTTCAAAGTGGTTCAGATCGAATTCTAGCAGCAATGAAACGCGGCTATACTGCTCTCGAATACAAATCTAAAGTGCGTAAATTGCGTCAGTATCGCCCTGATATAAGTATGTCATCTGATTTTATTATTGGTTTTCCTGGGGAAACTGATCAGGAGTTTGAGCAAACAATGAAACTGATTGAAGATGTAGGCTTTGATTATTCATTTAGTTTTATTTTTAGTGCGCGCCCAGGTACGCCCGCTGCATCGTTAGAAGATTCAACACCAATGCAAGAGAAAAAAGATCGATTACAAAAGCTGCAGTCCCGAATATTAGAAATGGCCAATCATATATCAGCTGATATGATTGGGACGAAGCAAACAATTTTAATTAATTCAAGGTCTAAAAAAAGCGATCTAGAAATCGCAGGTCGCACAGAAAACAATCGAGTTGTTAACGTGCATGGGAGTAAAGATCTCATTGGTCAACTGGTAGATGTGGAAATAACTGAAGCATTGCCTAACTCATTGCGCGGACGTTTGCTGTAA
- the lnt gene encoding apolipoprotein N-acyltransferase: MSRAILLLFAGAISVLAFSPFHLWWVSIISLSLLYLLHQQNHSQAFKTGYLFGIGMFGSGISWIFNSLYDFGEAPFIAAIVITIVYTLVLSIFPALVLKVHTRLSASISLWMSVLTFAALWVMFEWLRSWVLTGFPWLLVGHSLVDSPLAGIIPIFGTFAGSALIAFLAASTIVFINASKQQLMWPAIGLSVLLMMCFYATGIEWTSKVGERPVKVSAVQANIPFDMKWDKSRRHEVYQAYIDLTSKHLDSDIVLWPETAIPTFLRVANKDFIPSFERQLKDNNTELLSGVFTYEPGTERIFNSLVTLGGELQIYNKHHLVPFGEYLPLRWIFEFFRSIVVIPMSDLSPGQGSSVLTLKGIPVGVSICYEAAFGEEINRALPEAQMLMNVTNDAWFGNSLAPHQHLQIARTRALETGRYMLRAANTGVSAVIDSNGQVMAESGQFVDQVITGEVWPMRGSTPFIIWGNWAIISILSALILLVFVRSRRANSGEK; this comes from the coding sequence ATGAGTCGCGCTATTTTATTATTATTTGCAGGTGCCATTAGCGTATTGGCTTTCTCGCCATTCCATCTATGGTGGGTTTCAATTATCTCATTGTCCTTGTTGTATTTATTGCATCAACAGAATCATAGCCAGGCATTTAAAACGGGTTACTTATTCGGGATAGGTATGTTTGGCTCTGGAATCTCTTGGATTTTTAACAGCTTATACGACTTTGGCGAAGCGCCATTTATTGCAGCTATAGTAATCACTATTGTGTATACATTGGTACTAAGTATTTTTCCTGCGTTGGTTTTGAAAGTACATACCAGGTTAAGTGCATCAATAAGTTTATGGATGAGTGTGCTGACGTTTGCTGCATTGTGGGTTATGTTCGAGTGGTTACGCAGTTGGGTACTGACAGGGTTTCCTTGGTTGTTAGTAGGGCATAGCCTTGTCGATTCTCCTCTGGCGGGTATTATCCCAATATTTGGTACATTTGCGGGTAGTGCGTTAATTGCGTTTCTGGCAGCAAGTACAATAGTGTTCATTAACGCAAGTAAGCAACAATTAATGTGGCCGGCGATTGGTTTGAGTGTATTGCTGATGATGTGTTTTTACGCTACTGGTATTGAGTGGACGTCAAAGGTAGGCGAACGTCCCGTGAAAGTATCGGCAGTACAAGCCAATATTCCATTTGATATGAAGTGGGATAAATCTCGACGTCATGAGGTGTATCAAGCCTATATCGACCTAACCAGCAAACATTTGGATAGTGATATTGTACTTTGGCCGGAAACAGCGATTCCAACCTTTCTTCGAGTGGCAAATAAAGATTTTATTCCTAGCTTTGAGCGCCAACTAAAAGACAATAACACTGAGTTATTATCAGGAGTATTTACATACGAGCCAGGGACAGAACGAATATTTAATTCTTTGGTTACTCTCGGTGGTGAGCTACAAATCTATAATAAACATCATTTAGTGCCGTTTGGCGAATACCTTCCTTTACGCTGGATATTTGAATTTTTTCGCAGCATTGTAGTGATACCAATGTCTGATTTGAGTCCGGGTCAAGGTTCATCAGTACTAACTTTAAAGGGTATTCCAGTAGGTGTATCTATTTGTTATGAAGCGGCATTTGGCGAAGAAATAAACCGAGCATTACCTGAAGCTCAGATGCTAATGAATGTAACCAATGATGCTTGGTTTGGAAATTCACTGGCACCTCATCAGCATTTACAAATTGCTAGAACGCGAGCCTTGGAGACAGGCCGTTATATGTTACGAGCTGCGAATACTGGAGTATCTGCAGTCATAGACTCTAATGGACAAGTTATGGCGGAATCAGGACAGTTTGTTGATCAAGTCATTACTGGGGAAGTTTGGCCGATGCGCGGAAGCACACCGTTCATTATCTGGGGAAATTGGGCAATAATCAGCATTTTATCTGCGCTAATCTTGCTAGTATTTGTCCGATCTCGCCGTGCCAACTCAGGTGAGAAATAA
- a CDS encoding PhoH family protein: protein MSAQPAKVNLTLHPNDNSRLANLCGPFDEHLHQIEQRLSVEIHHRGNSFTVEGNSSAAESAAVVIKNLYTATDSEELSKETIHLHLQDSHVDNISDKDNEKLTDIGVHTRRGIIKPRGPNQAAYISDVLNHDLTFGIGPAGTGKTYLAVACAVAALDSEQVQRLVLVRPAVEAGERLGFLPGDLTQKIDPYLRPMYDALYEMMGFERVNKLIERTIIEVAPLAYMRGRTLNDSFVILDEAQNTTKDQMKMFLTRIGFGSKAVVTGDVTQIDLPNRGQSGLRHVMHVLKDVKRIKFNYFNSRDVVRHPLVQHIIDAYDRDDEQDKPDGK from the coding sequence TTGAGTGCCCAACCTGCAAAAGTTAATCTCACTCTGCATCCCAACGATAATTCTCGCCTCGCCAACCTATGTGGCCCGTTTGATGAACATTTGCATCAAATTGAACAGCGATTGTCAGTAGAAATTCACCATCGAGGTAATTCATTTACTGTAGAAGGAAATTCATCCGCTGCTGAATCAGCTGCTGTAGTAATAAAAAACTTATATACTGCAACAGACTCTGAAGAACTTTCTAAGGAAACTATCCATTTGCATTTACAAGACTCACATGTAGATAATATTTCTGATAAAGATAACGAAAAGTTAACCGATATTGGAGTCCACACGCGACGTGGAATTATTAAACCACGTGGCCCTAATCAAGCAGCTTACATTAGTGATGTGCTTAATCATGATCTAACTTTTGGCATTGGCCCTGCTGGAACCGGTAAAACATATTTAGCGGTGGCTTGTGCTGTTGCAGCATTAGATTCTGAGCAGGTGCAGCGTTTGGTGTTGGTGCGCCCTGCGGTAGAAGCAGGAGAGCGCCTTGGTTTTTTGCCGGGAGATTTAACTCAGAAGATTGATCCTTATCTAAGACCGATGTATGACGCGCTGTATGAAATGATGGGTTTTGAACGTGTGAATAAGCTTATAGAACGCACTATCATTGAGGTGGCCCCGTTGGCGTATATGCGTGGTCGTACTCTAAATGATTCTTTTGTGATTTTAGATGAGGCTCAAAATACTACAAAAGATCAAATGAAAATGTTTCTGACTAGAATTGGTTTTGGTTCTAAGGCGGTAGTCACCGGCGATGTGACTCAGATTGATCTACCAAACCGAGGGCAGTCAGGTTTACGCCATGTCATGCATGTATTGAAAGATGTGAAACGAATCAAATTTAATTATTTTAATTCTAGAGATGTGGTTCGACATCCTTTAGTCCAACATATTATTGATGCTTATGATCGTGATGACGAGCAGGATAAACCTGACGGGAAATGA